Within Limanda limanda chromosome 1, fLimLim1.1, whole genome shotgun sequence, the genomic segment TTCAGCTGAGTCCCAGGTCCAGGTTCAGGTTTTGTTCCTGTGCCTGCTGCATTATGTGCCCCTCCAGCAGGGGCGCTAGAGAGACTCTACTGCACCAacatctcctccagcagctgctgccccccccccccccccccttaaggTGGTCTGTGGAACAGCAGCATCACGTCAGCAACACGACAACccacacaaaacaacataacaacccatcaacacacaaaaaacaacacagcacacCCAAAACGTGtcttataatattaaaaaactTTAAAGTATCTTATAAAGTTCTAAATCTTAATTTACACTTACTTTTAAGTAAACTTATCAAATACTAATAAATAAATTTGAACAAAACCATTCTGACTTAAATGGGATATGTGAGAGTGGAGAGCTGTGATGGCGTGTGTGAGCCAGTTCATTGGATCCTGGGGGGGGGTCCTCGAGATACGTCAACAAATCCTAACCAGCCAGAGCCATCGGACAAACGGgctgtctaaaaaaaaaacagttcacACACCATAACCAAACAATTTCTCTCCAGGTCAGAGATCAACCTGACTGACAGCACAAAGGTCCCTTGGAAAGACCAGACCAGACCGACTTCGAGGACCCAGAATCTGAATCCAAAACACAGTCTGACAACAaaacttctaaaccacaaggaAAACCAGGAGCCAAGATTAGAACCAGCAGATTTTATTCACAGCAGGTGGCAGAACAGACTCAGATTTGAGCCATGCCATCAAAATTTACTAAACGGGTaataaccatagactgtatatataaaggtaATAACAGGGGAATTattaaacaataaattaattattcaGTATTGATGGATCATACttaatttactttaatattttgaataaattCTTTTAAATTTATAAATTCTTAATAAATTCTACAAAGGTTTTTAACTCAATAAAGAGACCTTGTCTACTGATTGGTCCATTATTCCTAAAGGAGGATGGgattgttttataaaacaagTTTGTTAAATTACTCTCCTTTTATCTGCAAAACAAATCTAAAAACGATAAGAAAAATACCATCCTGTGGAATTTCCCTAATTTAAgatttgtattaattaattaattaatggattgattgattaagGATCTATGATTTTTTCAAACAAATTCAACCcctactaaccctaaccctaacttcaTGTACTTGACAGATAAggataaccctaacccttagaAGAAAATTATTAACCAATTAGATAATTAATTCATAAAGATGGGTCCTAACtaatttactttaatattttGACTAGTTTTTTGTcataattattcaattttaagcAAAGATCCTTTGTAAGGAAGAATTCCAAACTCAGCAAAAACCACGACGaaggtggacacacacagaatataCCTGGCCCACAGATAACCAGCTCTTTAGACCAATCAAAAGAtaaatccaagatcagtctgttGTAATAATAGCAAAGCATGTCCTGGGGTCTTGCGTTGTATGTGACAGAGCAGTGCTTAGAGTTTCCTGGGgtcgtgcggtgtatggggcacaggagctTGTTAGGGGGCCCGTTGGTCGGTGCCCGAGGGGCCCAAGGAGGCAGTGTACGTCACGGCTGGCCCTGGCTCTTCCCACCCAGCCATTACTTACCTTATCACTGGGGAGGCTTGGACGGCTTTGCATCGTCTGGGCTGGTCCTGCTAATCCCTGGGGAGACCCAGTTTAGGACTTTAaggactaaccctaaccctaaccaacctgACTGGCCGGACTAGGGTACCTGTGCTGAGCAGGGAGTAAGTGTGCGGCCCAGTCTTCTATGGGGAATAGCCTCAACCACAAAAAGGTCCATTCTTGCAACTACATACGCTCAACCAGATCTTCCCCCTAAAATAGGGCTAGCTAACCTGGGTAACCCTAAGCCAGAACTTCAAGTATGTGAACTCCAGCTGCTCACAAACAACTGCACCCCTCAAGGATCTCCACTATGGCTGAGACTCAAAAACAAAGCAATAGccctaaccataaccataaccataacctTTACCTTACTCCCAACCCTAACCAGCCAATCcttaacactaaccctaacactaataAGAATCTTAAAAGAAGATTATATGCCAAAACTTAATTGGACACACCCTGACGATTGATCAACCCTGGCGGGGCTttcctcaggtgagggtgtttAGGGTTGATGGCCAAAACtccactactgatgatgtgtcctATAATATTAGAAACCTTAAAAGTGTCTatcaagtaaaaaataaatcttgctTTACacttacttttaaatatatttatcaaaAACTAAGAAATACATATGAACAGACCCAATCTGACTTAAATCAGATAtctgagagaggagagttttgaTGGCGTGCGTGGGCCAGTGCATCGTCTTTGGCTTCTATCTAACCAGAGAGGGTACCTAACCCCGACAGGCTCAGTTCCCCTATAACCAGTGTGGGTGAATCTTTCTGTCTTGTAGCCCCCCTTTCCCTACTTTCCATAAGGTCTACTTCACTCagttgggtcagggttagggttgggttacACTGAGTCTTTGTGTCCCTCAACCATCTCCTTCAAACTAAAGATATGGCTGCATCAAAAGAACATGACAAATTAACTcgttatataacattttattttttattttatctaaaACATTCTACAGCTAAATTAACTTTTTGCACGTATTTGACAAAAATGTAGCTTATAAATCTTTTTCATCTGACATCACTAATTTTTTCAAACATTAATTAGCTGTGGAAACTGAAGATGCCTCAGTTTTTGAGGAAACTGAAGATGATTCTTCCATTTTCTTTCCAAACACAGTTTCCATGATACAGGCTTTAAACTGatgaattaagaaaaacaaagatcagTTACTTaataaaaagagaggaggagaaaagaaacaacaaaaacataacatacatttcagacatttaaaatataaaggaCAATAAAAGTTGTCCTCATTGGAGAAGAATGAATGATAAATAAGTCATGTTTTCACTTGGCCAAACAGAAGATGTCAGTTTTGATATTCCTcacctttgtttttttccttgtcTGCCTACATGTCGTTTTACTTTTCTTTAACATGCAGCCTTGACCTGTGTGTTAAGGTGAAATTGAACGTTTGACTCACCTGTTTGTTCATGAACACGTAGATTAATGGGTTGTAGACACAAGAGCTCTTGGAGAAAAATGCCGGGATGGTGACGAGTCTATagtctttgtttgtgtcagaAGAGTGAGCGAAGTAAAGAGCAGCGAGAGCATATGGACCGTAACAGGTGAGGAAGGAACCGACCATCACGATAATCATCCTCGAtacttccttctctgccttctGAGTCGAGACTGACTCCGTCTGCTGAGCTGCGACCTAAAAACCACAAAAAGCGATGTGGCAAAAGTTGGTTTGTTAGTTTAACCCCCCTCGAGACCCATCATCTCGTTTTCAAGGGTGGGGGGGAGGTAAGATATATTACAATCATCAGAACTTAAGAGTATTGACACTTATGTACACATGCATATACTTACAAATACACGcacatttatatgtaaataatGTTAAACTTATTTCACTGACATAAACTTATAATCTATACGTACAATCAATTCTCAAATTCTATATTACTCCTACAATCGTCTTTATCAATAGATAATAAATAAGTGTTTATCAACAACTGTGTTTtactaaaatgttaaatgttctATCTAGACACGAGAATGTTTGACTATAAatattgattgactgatttatTGAACTCACAGCTTTCAGGGAGCTCAGTAACTGAGAGTAacagaagatgatgatggtcaGCGGAAGGATGAAGCACGTCACCATCAAGAAGTTTGTGTAGCTGCTGCAGTGAAACTCCTCGTTGTGCGTGTACCAATCAGGACCACACGAGCAACCCAGACCTTCAGGGATGTacctgaatacacacacacacacatgacccgTTCAGGTGCTTCATGTTAAACACATCACTGTGAGATGAAACCTCACTCAGAGTTGTACCTGCTCCATCCAAAGAAAGGTGGGATGGCACAGCTGATCCCCATGAACCAGGTGAAGGCGACAGCACCTGCAGCCTGATTACTGCCAAACTTAAAGGCTCCGAATGGCTTACAGATGACCAGGTATCTTTCAAAAGAGAGAACGGCCAAAGACCATGACGTGACCAGACCTGAAGAGGAGTTCATTCAAGACATAAACATTAGGTTAACAGACTTAAGAGAACTTTCGTTTACCTGCTGCTGACAgggaattaaataaaacatcaaacttCTGATTTGATTTACCTGCTATCGAGCCCATGGCAGATTCCAGTGCACACAGTGTGGGACCCAGGAAGTAGTAACCCCTCATGGTGGAGACAAACACCTGGCTCACTGAAAACACCACAAAGATTAATCCTGCGAA encodes:
- the opn1sw1 gene encoding opsin-1, short-wave-sensitive 1; its protein translation is MGKHFHLYENVSNVSPFDGPQYHLAPQWTFHLQTIFMGCVLFAGTPLNFIVLLVTLKYKKIRVPLNYILVNICFAGLIFVVFSVSQVFVSTMRGYYFLGPTLCALESAMGSIAGLVTSWSLAVLSFERYLVICKPFGAFKFGSNQAAGAVAFTWFMGISCAIPPFFGWSRYIPEGLGCSCGPDWYTHNEEFHCSSYTNFLMVTCFILPLTIIIFCYSQLLSSLKAVAAQQTESVSTQKAEKEVSRMIIVMVGSFLTCYGPYALAALYFAHSSDTNKDYRLVTIPAFFSKSSCVYNPLIYVFMNKQFKACIMETVFGKKMEESSSVSSKTEASSVSTAN